GAGTGTAGCATTTCCCACATCGTCCTTGTGCTTCGCATATAACCTCCACTCTTTCACATTCGCTGTATTCGTATAATTTTTCAAAGCCCCCGAAACCGTAACTGTAACTACCACATCCGTATTATTAAATTTAATAGAGTTCGGATTAGTAGCAGCAGTTGCCGTAACATACGGCTCGTCTCCTAGTGGCTGTATAATGACATTAACAGTCTTCCCGACATCTACCGTCTGCTCTTCTTTAAATGAGTTTTTGATATAGGCCTGCCCTTTAAGAGGAACAGGCACCTTTATGTCTGCACTACTCTCTGGATACGATGACCTCTTTATCGTTACCTTTTGATTGGAGAGAGTAACCGATGCCGTACCTCCTTGCGAAGCATTATTACTTCCTGAGCTTGCTTTGAGTATGGATACATCCTCTTTAATCGCAACTCCCGATAAATTAGCATTAGCAGTTACGTTGTAGAGTATATCAACGCTATCCTGATCCTTTCCTATCGTGTAGGTTTCACCATTAGGTGTAGCTATCGATCCAGAAACGATTGTTTCCCCCACCATTGGCGGTGATGTAAAAGTGGCATACCAAACCTTATTATTGCTACCATAGTGCTGCGTGTACACACTACCTCCCGTTTTCCACAACGGAGGGCTTTGCACTTTGGTGTACTGGTCATATAAATTAATTCCACCCATTTTTTGTCCAATGTAATTGGCTGTATAGTTGGGAGAACTTGCGTTATTGCCTGTTAAAATAGCTTTACGAAGAAAAGATTCCTGACTTGGTGAAATTGCTCTCCATGAATTGGGTCCGTCTGGTTGCTTCAAATAAGTATTCCAATCTTCTGGCTTATCCCCTATTAAGTCTTGCGGGTAACAAGGATTTGTGTAAGGTTGGTCTTTTACTGTGTATCCTAAATATCGAAATTGTGTTCCCGGAATAGACGAACAGATACTATTCGGTTTTGAGTCCCCAAATGGACCTGAACTTCCATATACTATTAAGTTATATTTTTTGTAAATCTGGAAGTTAACTGGTCTATTATTATTAGAACTCACAAGTTCTTGACCCTGACTAATTAAATACTCATTGAATTCATTCTCATTATCAGGAAATGCTAAAGACGTTGAAAAAGGGATTACAGTTACTCCAATAAATAGGATAAGAATAACTCTCAATATTTTTTTCATAGAGAACTATCCTCATTTCTTATATGAAAAAGTAAAATCTAATGTTGAAGACTCTCCATTATCCGCGAAGTCAACCTGAATTTTGCCAAAAGTTTTAACTTCACGAACAGCCTTATAGTTTTGCATCCCTTTTGTACGTTTCTGAATGTAATGGTTCAAAATGTAGTCTGCGATTTTATCACCGTATTCCTGACCATACAGTGCAAAGAAAGAAGCGCGCATTTTATTCTCGTAAAAAGGCACTGCCCAAACTCCAGTGACGGTTGGTAACTTATCATCAGGCCACAATCGTTCTAATGAAAACATTATTGAAACATGGTCACTGAATTGTTTTCCGTAGCTCTGGTTATTGAGTGCATCATTTTCCATGAAAATAAATTTAAAGAAATGGTTACCTCTAGCATCATATACTGAGCTTTTTGAGAAAGTAAGAAATACCCGTTCTTTGTACTCTCCATCGCCATCCGTATGGTACTTCAACCCCACAAAGTGATTCTCATCTAAAAGCACCTTCGTAGCATCGTATATTTGGCGATTAATATCTGGATTCAGCTTCTCTTTCAACGTGTAGTTGTTATTAGTTACTTTAGGATCAGTAGAAAAGAGAAACTTTCCATTGTTGGGGACGAAGTAACCTGGAGATGTTGTCATAGCATTCAGCTTCTGCTCATCCTCAAAAATCTCGTCCCCGGGGAGCACATACTTAAATTTGGGAGCGGGCTCCACAGTAACGGTGCTTTTAATCGTAATAAGTCTCTTCTCCGCATTCCATTCCATATAAACACCTAGCGCTTCTACCATGTAGCGAACGGGTATGAACAATCTCCCCTTCTTCATCTCGGCTTTCGTGTCCATAACGACAGTCGTTTTATTAACCTTCATAGTCGCATTTCCAACAGTGATTTCAGCAGTATTCCCATTTCTTTTCAAGGTTGCGGTTTGCGTTTTATTGTCCCATTTGATGTCTTTACTAGGCATGCCGATAGCACTAGCAAAAAATCGTAAAGAAACCATAGTACGCTGATCTTTGTTCACGTAAGGCTCCGGCTCTCCAGCAGGTGTCTTAAATGTTTTACCATCAATTAGGAAACTGACATCTACTTTATCCGCAGCTGCACCAGCATATCCAACTGAAAGCAACCCCATAATAATGACCAATAGCATTACCGTAACTTTTCTCATTAATATCCCCCTCTGAGTAATTAATAACTGGCTATCAAACCGACAAATCGAGCGTCCTAGCACCCCTAGCGACTATAAAATCACTCCCTCTAGAAAATAGACATAAAAAAAGAGGGAGCACTGCCGACATCTGTTAAACGTCTGCGGGTGCTTCCTCGCGTCAATATCCAGTATTTAGTTAATTTATTATATAAAGAACAATTCGTCTTCGTCAACTACTATTCTGTCGAATCTTCTGTTATTTTATTACTTTTTGTTTGTTTAGTAGCTCTTGTCCGATTTTCTGTATGTTGTCTAAGGCTTCTGAGATAGATTGCTGCTTATTCGTAACCTGAGATAATTGTTCCTGAGTTAGCTTTAGTATTTGGCTAAAAAACTCGTTTGGAAGCTTATCATAATCTTTATATAATGTAGCTTCAACTGGCTTAAGAGAAATGAAAGCTTGTAGATTATGTCCCTCTTCATCTTTAATATACTTTGTTCTTACAGGAAGGCTCCCGGAATTGATTTTGGATTTCACTTTAGCAAATTCATCACTATTCACGTAGCTAATAAATTTCCAAGCAGCTTCTATATTCGTAGATTTAGCATCAATAGCGAAAATTTGATCTATAGACATCGTATCTGTAACATCAGGGTTTTGTGGGTTTACAGGCACAGTAACGATATCCCAATTTTTAATGGCTCTTTCCTTATTGGCGCTTTGAGCTGCTTTTATCTGATTTCTGAGACCATTATCGTCCACTACCATAGCGATTTTCCCATTGATAAAAGGACTCTCAAACAAGTAATCTTCATAGGTGTTATAGGACATCGCACCTTGATTTTCGATCGTATACATAGCTCCAGATTGAATGGCCTTCTGAGCAGTCTCAAAAGCCGCCTTCCACGAATCGGTATTAATCGTCATCTTCATACTTGAAACATTAAAAACATCCAGCCCCATCGTACTACCAATATTCGTTCCTAAATTATATAAATCATAAGAGTGCTTTCGTTGAATCCCATAAATACGATCCTCACCTGTCCCACTAGTTGGAAAACGAGCTGCTAATTGCAGCAAGCTATCCCAGCTCATCTTGTCCTCTGGCAGAGGAACTCCATATTGAGTAAAGAGGTCCTTATTATAATAAACCGCTTTACTGTAGAAGGAGGGGGACAACCCATATAACTTACCCTCACTTAGCTCTCTTATGTAACTAATGACTCCCGGAACAATCCCGTCAAGATCATATTTATCCCTCTTTGCGCGAGCATCCAAGTCATAGAGCCGACCTTCATTCGATAGCTGCTTATATTGTTCCGCGCTTAGCATTAACACATCAGGCTTCTGTTCATCAATAAACTTGATTAACGCTTTATTCCTATCTTCACCATCTTCGTAGTTAATATCATTGGTTGAAACAACTTCAACATCAACATTGGGATATAACGCGGAAAATAGCATGCCGTACTGGTAATAATAACCGTTTTTATCATAGTACATTACCTTTAAAGTACTTCTAGTATCCGATCGTTCTTCCGTTTTAGTGCTACATCCCACTAGCAAGCCCGTCAGCATTGCTAGAACAATAATTAGCTCAATCCTGAATTTCCTAATCATCCCTTTTTCCCCCTATTGCATTTCTTATCTCTTGTTATTTTCCATCCAAAAGCTGCTGCCCTTGTGCTTGAATGTTTTCTAACGCTTTGGATAAGGATTGCCGCTCACTGGTCACCTTGTGCAATTCTTCTTGCATTAAAACGACTATTTTTGAAAATAGTCCATAAGGCAGCTTCTCATTATCTTTATAAATACTAGATTCAATAGGCTTGAGAGAGTACAAGGCTTCCAGATTATGCCCGCTCTCATCGGTAATATATTTAGTTCTTGATGTTAAGCTTCCTGTACTCACTTCCTTTTTAATTCTGGCAAACTCATCGCTATTGACGTAGCTGATAAAATTCCATGCCGCATCAATATTTGAGGATCTGGCATCAATCGCAAAGATTTCATCAATAGACATGCTGTTCGTCACATTGGGGTTTTGTGGATTTACAGGCATTGTAACCATGTCCCAATTGCTGATGGCCTTATCCTTAAACCTTTCTTGAGCTTCTGTAATTTGATTAACTAAATAATTCTCATCGATGGTCATAGCTACTTTACCTGCGACAAAAGGATTCTGGAACAAATAGCTCTCATATGAACCATTGCCGCTCTCATTTACTCCCTTATATATAGTCTCAGACTTAATGGCTTCCAGTGCAGATTCGAATACTGCTTTCCACGATTCTGAATTCATAGTCATCTTCATGCTAGAAGTATTAAAAAAACTAAGACCCAAAGTGCCACCCATTGAAATTCCAAGTTCATATAAATCGTCGGAATAGTAAGTCTTAATCCCATATATTCGTTCCTCTTCGCTACCCGTTGTTGGAAAACGTGATGCCAGCTGAAGTAGCTTATCCCAGCTCATCCCATTTTCCGGAAAAGGGATTTCGTATTTTGCGAACAGGTCTTTGTTATAGTAGACGGCCTTGCTGAAAAATGCTGGAGACATACCGTATAGCTTACCGTCACTTAGCTCTCTTATGTAATCCGTAATACCTAGGACGGTGCCCTCAAGGTCAAACTTATCTCTCTTAATAAAAGATTCAAGATCATATAGCTTACCTTGACTCGACATATTTTTGTATTGCTCGCCATTAAGCATGAGTAAGTCGGGCTTCTTCGCATCAATAAATTCCATAACCGCTTTATTCATGTCCTTACCTTTCTCGTATTTAACATTATTTTTTGAAATAACCTCAACATCAATCTCAGGAAACATGGCGGCAAATAAGGTGCCGTATTGCGAGTAATATCCCATCTCGTCGTAATACATAATTTTTAATTTGCTTGGTGTTTCTGTGGGATCCTTAACACTAGAACTACATCCCATAAGCAAGCCTGTAAGCATGGATAAAATAATAACCATTTGAAAATTTGATTTGCTACTCATTGCAAGTGACCCTCTCTCTCAGCATTGCTAACTGTTATGTTTTTATTTTCCAACCACCTTCTCTTAGCTTACTTAGCATTTCTTAACAACTACCCGTCCTTTTGCTTAAGAAAATCTTAATTTGTGCTTATGAAAACTTAAATACCACCAATCGATAGAGCTATCGCTTGGTGGTATTCTTATGTTGCTTCTTCATTAGACCTGCTGCTCATACGCTATCTGGTGACCATCCTCAAAGCCTTTGGAAAATCCAGCATTATATCCCTCGTTATACGCATGATTAAAGCCTGCATTGTATGAAGAGCCACCATCGACTCGCTGTCTCCTTACCCTCAATCGACGTCGACTTTGACCTTTACGAACTCGAAGCTTGCCTTTGCCAGAGCGAGATTTGCCTCGTCGCACACTTTTGATCCCCTTCTTCTTTATGCTTCGGCTCGCGCTCGATTTTCTTTTCCCTCTCTTGCCAGCTTTTGCTGAACGCGATTTACGTTTCAATCCGAGGCACCTCCAACATTTCGATTACTTGATCTAATTGTATCGGCTAACCACGGGGAAGCTGGTTTTCCTCTCACAGGTGGATTCCAGCTTGTTCCGGTAGCCCTTCTAAGCAAAGCTCCCTGCAAGCCAGTTAGTACCCTCACATGCTCGTGCAATGTGGAAACGGATACTCCAGCTACCTCAGTCACATCTGCAACACTTTCTAATATTTTCGCCAATGCTTCCTGGCTTCTCGATATGGCTCCCATTAACTGAAGCTTAATCTCCCACTCACGCTGCCATCGGTTCATTTGTCTTGATCTCCTGAATCTAACCCACCGAACATAGATGCCATATTATCCGAGCTGTCACCATCTGGATTTAAGATCACTTTCATATTGCGGCTTAGACCATTACAGAGCTTAGTTAGCCCATCAATGATTTCTATATTCTGTTCATGAAATTGTAAGCTGGTCGTCAATTGATCGTTATGCGCATCAAAAGTA
This portion of the Cohnella abietis genome encodes:
- a CDS encoding copper amine oxidase N-terminal domain-containing protein — protein: MRKVTVMLLVIIMGLLSVGYAGAAADKVDVSFLIDGKTFKTPAGEPEPYVNKDQRTMVSLRFFASAIGMPSKDIKWDNKTQTATLKRNGNTAEITVGNATMKVNKTTVVMDTKAEMKKGRLFIPVRYMVEALGVYMEWNAEKRLITIKSTVTVEPAPKFKYVLPGDEIFEDEQKLNAMTTSPGYFVPNNGKFLFSTDPKVTNNNYTLKEKLNPDINRQIYDATKVLLDENHFVGLKYHTDGDGEYKERVFLTFSKSSVYDARGNHFFKFIFMENDALNNQSYGKQFSDHVSIMFSLERLWPDDKLPTVTGVWAVPFYENKMRASFFALYGQEYGDKIADYILNHYIQKRTKGMQNYKAVREVKTFGKIQVDFADNGESSTLDFTFSYKK
- a CDS encoding restriction endonuclease subunit S, with protein sequence MKREEAYHLTLDALAKMQWNVAMILEAKATEAEKVRNWILTHITNDTFDAHNDQLTTSLQFHEQNIEIIDGLTKLCNGLSRNMKVILNPDGDSSDNMASMFGGLDSGDQDK
- a CDS encoding ABC transporter substrate-binding protein, with the protein product MIRKFRIELIIVLAMLTGLLVGCSTKTEERSDTRSTLKVMYYDKNGYYYQYGMLFSALYPNVDVEVVSTNDINYEDGEDRNKALIKFIDEQKPDVLMLSAEQYKQLSNEGRLYDLDARAKRDKYDLDGIVPGVISYIRELSEGKLYGLSPSFYSKAVYYNKDLFTQYGVPLPEDKMSWDSLLQLAARFPTSGTGEDRIYGIQRKHSYDLYNLGTNIGSTMGLDVFNVSSMKMTINTDSWKAAFETAQKAIQSGAMYTIENQGAMSYNTYEDYLFESPFINGKIAMVVDDNGLRNQIKAAQSANKERAIKNWDIVTVPVNPQNPDVTDTMSIDQIFAIDAKSTNIEAAWKFISYVNSDEFAKVKSKINSGSLPVRTKYIKDEEGHNLQAFISLKPVEATLYKDYDKLPNEFFSQILKLTQEQLSQVTNKQQSISEALDNIQKIGQELLNKQKVIK
- a CDS encoding ABC transporter substrate-binding protein codes for the protein MSSKSNFQMVIILSMLTGLLMGCSSSVKDPTETPSKLKIMYYDEMGYYSQYGTLFAAMFPEIDVEVISKNNVKYEKGKDMNKAVMEFIDAKKPDLLMLNGEQYKNMSSQGKLYDLESFIKRDKFDLEGTVLGITDYIRELSDGKLYGMSPAFFSKAVYYNKDLFAKYEIPFPENGMSWDKLLQLASRFPTTGSEEERIYGIKTYYSDDLYELGISMGGTLGLSFFNTSSMKMTMNSESWKAVFESALEAIKSETIYKGVNESGNGSYESYLFQNPFVAGKVAMTIDENYLVNQITEAQERFKDKAISNWDMVTMPVNPQNPNVTNSMSIDEIFAIDARSSNIDAAWNFISYVNSDEFARIKKEVSTGSLTSRTKYITDESGHNLEALYSLKPIESSIYKDNEKLPYGLFSKIVVLMQEELHKVTSERQSLSKALENIQAQGQQLLDGK